A window from Gopherus flavomarginatus isolate rGopFla2 chromosome 4, rGopFla2.mat.asm, whole genome shotgun sequence encodes these proteins:
- the SLC35D3 gene encoding solute carrier family 35 member D3: MRLCQGRALGIGVAVAHGLFSGSLNILLKFLLSRYHFAFLTLLQCLSSAVAALSLALLRRLGLVALPPFGLSLARPFAAVAVLSTLQSSLTLWALRGLSLPMYVVFKRCLPLATLLLGVLVLRNGGPSAGVLGAVLITTCGAALAGAGDLTGDPVGYVTGALAVLVHAAYLVLIQKTSADNDYGPLTAQYAIAVSATPFLIICSFASMDSINVWSFPGWKDPVMTCIFIACIFFGCAMNFTTLHCTYINSAVTTSFVGVVKSIATITVGMVAFNDVAPTKLFIAGVVVNTLGSVIYCVVKYIETRRQSNYEDLEKEAREEEEKGHAGGQPPFVMKEKSKEKGTEETAVKESATGDSQCVEDQDSTEEIVQKEASTEEVNKSSLKEAYLGVWRLVRGTNYRKKDYLIENEELPTP, encoded by the exons ATGCGGCTGTGCCAGGGCCGCGCGCTGGGCATCGGGGTGGCGGTGGCCCACGGGCTCTTCTCGGGCTCGCTGAACATCCTGCTCAAGTTCCTCCTCAGCCGCTACCACTTCGCCTTCCTGACGCTGCTGCAGTGCCTGAGCAGCGCGGTGGCCGCCCTCAGCCTGGCGCTGCTGCGGCGCCTGGGGCTGGTGGCCCTGCCCCCCTTCGGGCTCAGCCTGGCGCGCCCCTTCGCGGCCGTGGCCGTGCTCTCCACGCTGCAGTCCAGCCTCACCCTGTGGGCGCTGCGCGGGCTCAGCCTGCCCATGTACGTGGTGTTCAAGCGCTGCCTGCCGCTGGCCACGCTGCTGCTGGGCGTCCTGGTGCTCAGGAACGGCGGCCCCTCGGCCGGGGTGCTGGGCGCCGTGCTCATCACCACCTGCGGGGCCGCGCTGGCAG GAGCTGGTGACCTGACTGGTGACCCCGTAGGGTATGTGAcaggagcgctggctgtgctGGTACATGCTGCATATTTGGTGCTCATTCAAAAGACAAGTGCAGATAATGACTATGGACCCCtgacagcccaatatgccattgctGTTTCAGCTACTCCTTTTCTCATTATCTGCTCCTTTGCCAGCATGGATTCCATCAATGTCTGGTCTTTCCCAGGCTGGAAGGACCCTGTCATGACATGCATCTTTATTGCTTGCATCTTCTTTGGCTGTGCCATGAACTTTACCACCCTTCACTGCACCTACATTAACTCAGCTGTGACCACCAGCTTTGTTGGGGTGGTGAAGAGCATAGCAACCATCACAGTGGGGATGGTGGCATTCAATGATGTGGCGCCCACAAAGTTGTTTATAGCAGGTGTAGTGGTCAATACCTTGGGCTCTGTCATTTACTGTGTGGTCAAATACATTGAGACCAGACGGCAGAGCAACTATGAAGACCTGGAGAAAGAAGctagagaggaagaggagaagggacatgctggaGGCCAACCACCATTTGTAATGAAGGAGAAGTCCAAGGAGAAAGGGACTGAAGAGACAGCTGTAAAGGAATCAGCAACTGGGGACAGTCAGTGTGTAGAGGACCAGGACAGCACTGAGGAGATTGTCCAAAAAGAAGCTAGCACTGAAGAAGTTAACAAGAGCTCATTAAAAGAGGCCTACCTTGGGGTATGGAGGTTGGTTAGGGGGACTAATTATAGAAAGAAAGATTATTTAATAGAAAACGAGGAGTTACCAACTCCCTga